From the Cryptomeria japonica chromosome 2, Sugi_1.0, whole genome shotgun sequence genome, one window contains:
- the LOC131065935 gene encoding uncharacterized protein LOC131065935: MRFRYKLKRWPTLRSSSNTRAMPLVRLPEYRRTLSLSTVLCPVAATAVTAPLLITLKPHGPSLPIAPQVGEMMIGNATRLLCHSVALPRGGPLLLLWPFLLLLLRILGGPLPPPPSFLA; this comes from the exons ATGAG attcaggTACAAGCTAAAAAGGTGGCCTACCTTGAGGAGCTCCTCCAACACTAGGGCGATGCCCCTTGTGCGATTGCCTGAGTACCGTCGGACTCTGTCTCTGTCAACTGTACTCTGCCCCGTGGCCGCCACCGCGGTCACAGCTCCTCTGCTCATCACTCTCAAACCCCACGGTCCCAGCCTCCCCATCGCCCCTCAGGTGGGAGAGATGATGATTGGCAATGCTACTCGGCTTCTCTGCCACAGTGTGGCTCTGCCTCGAGGTGGCCCTTTGCTTCTCTTGTGGCCTTTTCTCCTCTTGTTGCTACGGATTCTAGGTGGCCCtctgccaccacctccaagtttcctcgCCTAG